In Rhodobacter xanthinilyticus, a single window of DNA contains:
- a CDS encoding DeoR/GlpR family DNA-binding transcription regulator has translation MAHNFRQTEILEIARTEGRVVVETLAERFRVSLQTIRRDLSELAEEGLLDRVHGGAVIRTGVSNFAYEERRRMHESAKLAIARACAQMIPDNSSLILNLGTTTEAVARELLHHRNITVVTNNINVANILLANESCEIMVAGGSLRRSDGGLVGDLTADFMSQFKVDFAVIGASALDEEGDLLDYDLAEIRVSRMILRQARKSFLVTDSSKLARSAPVRLASLEEIDTVFIDEALPPALEKRCREWGTEVRICG, from the coding sequence ATGGCACATAACTTCCGACAGACCGAAATTCTTGAAATCGCGCGCACCGAAGGGCGTGTGGTGGTGGAAACGCTGGCCGAACGCTTCAGAGTCTCGCTGCAAACCATCCGGCGCGACCTATCGGAATTGGCGGAGGAGGGGTTGTTGGACCGTGTGCATGGCGGCGCGGTGATCCGCACGGGGGTGAGCAATTTCGCCTATGAGGAACGTCGGCGCATGCATGAAAGCGCGAAGCTCGCCATCGCGCGGGCCTGCGCGCAAATGATCCCCGATAACTCGTCGCTGATCCTCAACCTCGGCACCACCACCGAAGCCGTGGCCCGCGAACTCCTGCATCATCGCAACATCACGGTGGTGACGAATAATATCAACGTGGCCAATATCTTGCTTGCCAATGAGAGCTGCGAGATCATGGTGGCCGGCGGCTCGCTCCGGCGCTCTGATGGGGGCTTGGTCGGTGATTTGACGGCCGATTTCATGAGCCAGTTCAAAGTTGATTTCGCGGTGATCGGTGCCTCCGCGCTCGATGAGGAAGGCGATCTGCTGGATTACGATCTGGCCGAGATCCGCGTGAGCCGGATGATCTTGCGGCAAGCGCGTAAATCGTTCCTCGTGACCGATTCGAGCAAGCTCGCGCGCTCCGCGCCCGTGCGGCTGGCCTCGCTCGAAGAGATCGATACGGTGTTCATCGACGAGGCCTTGCCGCCCGCACTGGAGAAACGCTGCCGCGAGTGGGGCACCGAAGTGCGCATCTGCGGCTGA
- the cydX gene encoding cytochrome bd-I oxidase subunit CydX: protein MLGLPLAAIFAVMAAMWQEIREDERLLAQKSPRA, encoded by the coding sequence ATCCTTGGCCTCCCGCTCGCTGCCATTTTCGCAGTGATGGCCGCCATGTGGCAGGAAATCCGTGAAGACGAGCGCCTTCTGGCGCAAAAATCACCGCGCGCTTAG
- a CDS encoding TrbC/VirB2 family protein codes for MTSRPSIVALGAMALIVLAGPALAQSIDLSPVQTLLQGIVDAITGPLGIVIGTLALIGVFLSWLFGILDFRQALWVVVAIAGIAAAPTIVAAIWTT; via the coding sequence ATGACATCGAGACCTTCGATCGTCGCGCTCGGCGCGATGGCCCTTATCGTGCTGGCGGGTCCAGCGCTTGCACAGAGCATCGACCTTTCGCCGGTACAGACCCTGCTTCAAGGCATTGTCGATGCGATCACCGGTCCCTTGGGGATCGTGATTGGCACGCTCGCCCTGATCGGGGTGTTCCTTTCCTGGCTCTTTGGCATCCTCGACTTCCGTCAGGCGCTCTGGGTCGTGGTTGCAATCGCCGGCATCGCCGCAGCACCCACCATCGTCGCCGCCATCTGGACGACCTGA
- a CDS encoding lytic transglycosylase domain-containing protein: MAANATPRRLAKAADRATALVVALGRGVCSAPPALADGFIFQVRSDGQLISSSQEANGRLFLFAKPRVPDATSEPAIPAPSAARATPEILHAIETTALRYAGHGALRRAGLSVTDWALLYRANIEVESAYNPAARSPVGAIGLGQRMPDTARDLGVDPHDIAQNLDGSARYLLMMLDQFGEGSLALAAYNAGPEAVTRHGGIPPFRETQGHVARVTAVFERLRGDLS, encoded by the coding sequence GTGGCCGCGAACGCCACGCCGCGCCGCCTAGCAAAGGCAGCTGACCGCGCAACTGCGCTCGTCGTTGCTTTGGGTAGAGGCGTTTGTTCCGCGCCCCCGGCCCTGGCCGACGGTTTCATCTTCCAGGTCCGCTCAGACGGCCAATTGATTTCCTCTTCTCAAGAGGCAAACGGGCGCCTTTTTCTCTTCGCAAAACCTCGCGTTCCTGACGCAACGAGCGAGCCAGCGATCCCGGCTCCATCTGCCGCCCGCGCCACCCCAGAAATCCTCCATGCGATCGAGACCACGGCTCTACGGTATGCCGGGCATGGCGCGCTGCGTCGCGCGGGGCTATCCGTCACTGATTGGGCGCTCCTTTACCGGGCCAACATCGAAGTCGAGAGCGCATACAATCCCGCAGCGCGTAGCCCTGTCGGTGCCATAGGCCTTGGACAGCGTATGCCGGATACCGCACGCGACCTCGGCGTCGACCCACATGACATTGCGCAGAACCTCGACGGATCAGCCCGCTACCTGCTGATGATGCTCGACCAGTTCGGCGAGGGCTCTCTGGCCCTTGCGGCCTACAACGCTGGTCCGGAGGCGGTCACACGCCACGGCGGCATTCCCCCTTTTCGCGAAACCCAAGGGCATGTGGCCCGTGTGACTGCCGTGTTTGAGCGGCTCAGAGGAGATCTTTCATGA
- a CDS encoding type II toxin-antitoxin system RelE/ParE family toxin, with protein sequence MTIRLSGQAKSDLEEIRAYTVETWGRDQWLVYYRQLVTAFERITGDSDAGRDRSLFVPGMRSVNCQRHVIFYKRLDAADGAAVILRIVHQRRNMPALVYYEDLDGG encoded by the coding sequence ATGACGATTCGGCTTTCCGGTCAGGCCAAGTCGGACCTTGAAGAGATACGGGCCTACACCGTCGAGACCTGGGGCAGGGACCAATGGCTCGTCTATTACCGCCAGTTGGTCACCGCCTTCGAGCGGATCACCGGGGATTCCGACGCGGGCCGGGACAGGAGTCTCTTTGTCCCGGGGATGCGGTCCGTCAATTGCCAGCGTCACGTGATCTTCTACAAGCGGCTCGATGCGGCGGATGGCGCGGCAGTCATCCTGCGCATCGTGCATCAGCGCCGCAACATGCCCGCACTCGTCTACTACGAGGATCTCGACGGCGGTTAA
- a CDS encoding type II toxin-antitoxin system ParD family antitoxin, with product MPNVHLTEPMQKYVQAQIESGAYANLSEVVRAGVRMLMEKDGARQFYALKADLEMAATLAENGDFAEFDAQAFEPDAFDR from the coding sequence ATGCCAAACGTCCACCTGACCGAACCGATGCAGAAATATGTGCAGGCACAGATCGAGTCCGGCGCCTACGCCAATCTGAGCGAAGTCGTGCGCGCCGGAGTAAGAATGCTGATGGAGAAGGATGGCGCACGGCAGTTCTATGCCCTCAAGGCCGATCTCGAGATGGCAGCCACCCTGGCCGAAAATGGGGATTTCGCCGAGTTCGATGCCCAAGCCTTCGAGCCGGATGCGTTTGATCGCTGA